In Cicer arietinum cultivar CDC Frontier isolate Library 1 chromosome 7, Cicar.CDCFrontier_v2.0, whole genome shotgun sequence, a single window of DNA contains:
- the LOC101512019 gene encoding RNA polymerase II C-terminal domain phosphatase-like 4 isoform X3, with product MSVVTDSPVHSSGSDDFIAYLDEALDASSPNSSPDEEAGSQDEFEDVSRTKRRKFESTEETEGSTSEVIMEQKSVDVKSSVMVDVCTHPGSFGDMCIRCGQKLDGESGVTFGYIHKGLRLHDEEISRLRDTDMKKFLFHKKLYLVLDLDHTLLNTTLLAHLSSEELHLLNETDSLEDVAKGSLFKLEHMHMMTKLRPFVRTFLKEASEMFEMYIYTMGDRPYALEMAKLLDPKKEYFNAKVISRDDGTQKHQKGLDIVLGQESAVLILDDTENAWMKHKNNLILMERYHFFASSCRQFGFNCRSLAETKSDENETDGALARILKVLKQVHCTFFDKLQGDLADRDVRQVLSSLRSEVLSGCVVVFSRINHGALPTLRRIVEQMGATCLTELDPTVTHVVATDAGTEKSRWAVKENKFLVHPRWIEAANYFWQKQPEENFVVKKTH from the exons ATGAGTGTTGTGACAGATTCTCCTGTACATTCTTCTGGCAGTGATGATTTCATTGCATATCTCGATGAAGCACTAGATGCAAGCTCACCCAACTCATCGCCGGACGAAGAAGCCGGAAGCCAAGATGAGTTTGAGGATGTCAG CAGAACTAAAAGACGTAAGTTTGAAAGCACTGAAGAAACTGAAGGGTCTACTTCAGAAGTAATCATGGAACAAAAATCAG TTGATGTAAAGTCATCCGTGATGGTAGATGTATGTACACATCCGGGCTCATTTGGAGACATGTGTATACGTTGTGGGCAAAAGTTGGATGGCGAATCAGGTGTGACATTTGGGTACATACACAAG GGACTGAGACTTCATGATGAGGAAATTTCTAGACTGCGCGATACAGACatgaagaaatttttatttcataaaaagcTTTACTTGGTTCTTGACCTTGATCATACACTGCTAAATACCACTCTCCTTGCTCATTTGAGCTCGGAAGAGTTGCATTTACTTAACGAGACAGATTCTCTTGAAG ATGTCGCCAAAGGCAGCCTTTTCAAATTGGAGCATATGCATATGATGACCAAGTTAAGGCCCTTTGTCCGTACATTTCTTAAAGAAGCAAGTGAAATGTTTGAGATGTACATATACACCATGGGTGATAGACCTTATGCATTGGAGATGGCCAAGCTGCTTGATCCTAAAAAAGAATACTTCAATGCTAAGGTGATTTCTCGAGATGATGGGACTCAAAAGCATCAAAAGGGTCTTGATATTGTGTTGGGACAAGAAAGTGCTGTCTTAATTCTTGATGATACAGAAAAT GCATGGATGAAGCATAAAAATAATCTGATACTCATGGAAAGATACCATTTTTTCGCTTCTAGTTGTCGGCAGTTTGGCTTCAATTGCAGATCTCTTGCTGAAACGAAAAGTGATGAAAATGAAACAGATGGCGCACTTGCAAGGATTCTCAAAGTGCTCAAGCAAGTCCACTGCACATTCTTTGAT AAACTTCAAGGGGATCTGGCCGATCGAGATGTGAGGCAG GTTTTGTCATCACTTCGAAGTGAAGTCTTAAGTGGATGTGTGGTCGTTTTCAGCCGTATTAATCATGGTGCATTACCAACTCTCAGGAGGATTGTGGAGCAGATGGGAGCAACTTGTTTGACAGAACTTGACCCCACTGTTACACATGTCGTTGCTACTGATGCTGGAACTGAGAAGTCCCGGTGGGCAGTCAAAGAAAATAAGTTTTTGGTTCATCCCCGGTGGATAGAGGCTGCAAATTACTTTTGGCAAAAGCAACCGGAGGAGAACTTCGTCGTAAAAAAGACGCACTAA
- the LOC101512019 gene encoding RNA polymerase II C-terminal domain phosphatase-like 4 isoform X1, giving the protein MAVIQMSVVTDSPVHSSGSDDFIAYLDEALDASSPNSSPDEEAGSQDEFEDVSRTKRRKFESTEETEGSTSEVIMEQKSVDVKSSVMVDVCTHPGSFGDMCIRCGQKLDGESGVTFGYIHKGLRLHDEEISRLRDTDMKKFLFHKKLYLVLDLDHTLLNTTLLAHLSSEELHLLNETDSLEDVAKGSLFKLEHMHMMTKLRPFVRTFLKEASEMFEMYIYTMGDRPYALEMAKLLDPKKEYFNAKVISRDDGTQKHQKGLDIVLGQESAVLILDDTENAWMKHKNNLILMERYHFFASSCRQFGFNCRSLAETKSDENETDGALARILKVLKQVHCTFFDKLQGDLADRDVRQVLSSLRSEVLSGCVVVFSRINHGALPTLRRIVEQMGATCLTELDPTVTHVVATDAGTEKSRWAVKENKFLVHPRWIEAANYFWQKQPEENFVVKKTH; this is encoded by the exons ATGGCAGTGATACAGATGAGTGTTGTGACAGATTCTCCTGTACATTCTTCTGGCAGTGATGATTTCATTGCATATCTCGATGAAGCACTAGATGCAAGCTCACCCAACTCATCGCCGGACGAAGAAGCCGGAAGCCAAGATGAGTTTGAGGATGTCAG CAGAACTAAAAGACGTAAGTTTGAAAGCACTGAAGAAACTGAAGGGTCTACTTCAGAAGTAATCATGGAACAAAAATCAG TTGATGTAAAGTCATCCGTGATGGTAGATGTATGTACACATCCGGGCTCATTTGGAGACATGTGTATACGTTGTGGGCAAAAGTTGGATGGCGAATCAGGTGTGACATTTGGGTACATACACAAG GGACTGAGACTTCATGATGAGGAAATTTCTAGACTGCGCGATACAGACatgaagaaatttttatttcataaaaagcTTTACTTGGTTCTTGACCTTGATCATACACTGCTAAATACCACTCTCCTTGCTCATTTGAGCTCGGAAGAGTTGCATTTACTTAACGAGACAGATTCTCTTGAAG ATGTCGCCAAAGGCAGCCTTTTCAAATTGGAGCATATGCATATGATGACCAAGTTAAGGCCCTTTGTCCGTACATTTCTTAAAGAAGCAAGTGAAATGTTTGAGATGTACATATACACCATGGGTGATAGACCTTATGCATTGGAGATGGCCAAGCTGCTTGATCCTAAAAAAGAATACTTCAATGCTAAGGTGATTTCTCGAGATGATGGGACTCAAAAGCATCAAAAGGGTCTTGATATTGTGTTGGGACAAGAAAGTGCTGTCTTAATTCTTGATGATACAGAAAAT GCATGGATGAAGCATAAAAATAATCTGATACTCATGGAAAGATACCATTTTTTCGCTTCTAGTTGTCGGCAGTTTGGCTTCAATTGCAGATCTCTTGCTGAAACGAAAAGTGATGAAAATGAAACAGATGGCGCACTTGCAAGGATTCTCAAAGTGCTCAAGCAAGTCCACTGCACATTCTTTGAT AAACTTCAAGGGGATCTGGCCGATCGAGATGTGAGGCAG GTTTTGTCATCACTTCGAAGTGAAGTCTTAAGTGGATGTGTGGTCGTTTTCAGCCGTATTAATCATGGTGCATTACCAACTCTCAGGAGGATTGTGGAGCAGATGGGAGCAACTTGTTTGACAGAACTTGACCCCACTGTTACACATGTCGTTGCTACTGATGCTGGAACTGAGAAGTCCCGGTGGGCAGTCAAAGAAAATAAGTTTTTGGTTCATCCCCGGTGGATAGAGGCTGCAAATTACTTTTGGCAAAAGCAACCGGAGGAGAACTTCGTCGTAAAAAAGACGCACTAA
- the LOC101511702 gene encoding CBL-interacting serine/threonine-protein kinase 6 (The RefSeq protein has 1 substitution compared to this genomic sequence) gives MSEKEKDSNSNSNSHSGLLDGKYELGRVLGHGTFAKVYHAKNLNTGKSVAMKVVGKEKVIKVGMMEQIKREISVMKMVKHPNIVQLHEVMASKSKIYIAMELVRGGELFNKVVKGRLKEDLARVYFQQLISAVDFCHSRGVYHRDLKPENLLLDEEGNLKVSDFGLCTFSEHLRQDGLLHTTCGTPAYVSPEVIAKKGYDGAKADIWSCGVILYVLLAGFLPFQDDNLVAMYKKIYRGDFKCPPWFSLEARRLITKLLDPNPNTRITISKIMESSWFKKPVPKNMAIRRKEKEEEEEKGFHLECENDKFKQQPTTMNAFHIISLSEGFDLSPLFEEKKREEREEMRFATAGTPSRVISKLEQVAKAVKFDVKSSDMKVRLQGQERGRKGKLAIAADIYAVTPSFLVVEVKKDKGDTLEYNQSCSKELRPALKDIFWTSTEPPAA, from the coding sequence ATGAGTGAAAAAGAAAAGGATTCAAATTCTAATTCAAATTCTCATTCGGGTCTTCTAGATGGAAAATACGAGCTGGGTCGAGTTCTGGGTCACGGAACATTCGCGAAGGTTTATCACGCTAAAAATTTAAACACAGGAAAAAGCGTTGCGATGAAAGTGGTTGGAAAAGAGAAAGTAATAAAAGTTGGAATGATGGAACAAATCAAAAGAGAAATATCCGTTATGAAAATGGTGAAACACCCAAACATCGTTCAACTTCATGAAGTCATGGCTTCAAAATCAAAGATCTATATAGCCATGGAACTCGTTCGTGGCGGCGAGCTTTTCAACAAAGTAGTTAAAGGCCGTCTTAAAGAAGATCTCGCTAGGGTTTATTTTCAGCAGTTAATCTCAGCCGTTGATTTCTGTCACAGTCGTGGTGTTTACCACCGCGATCTTAAACCGGAAAATCTTCTCCTCGACGAAGAAGGTAATCTCAAAGTCTCTGATTTTGGACTCTGTACTTTCTCTGAACATTTGAGACAAGATGGACTCTTGCATACTACTTGTGGTACTCCGGCGTATGTTTCCCCGGAGGTTATAGCCAAAAAAGGCTACGACGGTGCTAAAGCTGATATTTGGTCTTGTGGTGTTATTCTTTATGTTCTTCTCGCTGGTTTTTTACCTTTTCAAGATGATAATTTGGTTGCTATGTATAAGAAGATTTATAGAGGTGATTTCAAATGTCCACCTTGGTTTTCTTTGGAAGCTAGAAGGCTTATTACAAAGCTTCTAGATCCCAATCCGAATACAAGAATCACTATATCCAAGATTATGGAATCTTCTTGGTTTAAGAAACCGGTTCCCAAGAACATGGCAATTAGGAGGAAGGAGAAGGAGGAGGAGGAAGAGAAGGGGTTTCATTTGGAGTgtgaaaatgataaatttaagcAACAACCTACCACGATGAATGCTTTTCATATTATATCTTTATCGGAAGGTTTTGATTTGTCTCCATTGTTTGAGGAGAAGAAGAGGGAGGAGAGGGAGGAGATGAGGTTTGCTACGGCGGGGACTCCGAGCAGAGTGATATCCAAATTGGAACAAGTTGCCAAAGCTGTCAAGTTTGATGTCAAGAGTAGTGATATGAAGGTCAGGCTGCAAGGACAGGAAAGAGGTAGGAAAGGGAAATTGGCTATTGCCGCGGATATTTACGCCGTGACGCCGTCGTTTTTGGTGGTCGAGGTCAAGAAAGATAAAGGTGATACTTTGGAGTATAATCAGTTCTGTAGTAAAGAGCTTCGTCCTGCTTTGAAAGATATTTTCTGGACTTCTACTGAGCCACCAGCTGCTT
- the LOC101512019 gene encoding RNA polymerase II C-terminal domain phosphatase-like 4 isoform X2 has translation MAVIQMSVVTDSPVHSSGSDDFIAYLDEALDASSPNSSPDEEAGSQDEFEDVRTKRRKFESTEETEGSTSEVIMEQKSVDVKSSVMVDVCTHPGSFGDMCIRCGQKLDGESGVTFGYIHKGLRLHDEEISRLRDTDMKKFLFHKKLYLVLDLDHTLLNTTLLAHLSSEELHLLNETDSLEDVAKGSLFKLEHMHMMTKLRPFVRTFLKEASEMFEMYIYTMGDRPYALEMAKLLDPKKEYFNAKVISRDDGTQKHQKGLDIVLGQESAVLILDDTENAWMKHKNNLILMERYHFFASSCRQFGFNCRSLAETKSDENETDGALARILKVLKQVHCTFFDKLQGDLADRDVRQVLSSLRSEVLSGCVVVFSRINHGALPTLRRIVEQMGATCLTELDPTVTHVVATDAGTEKSRWAVKENKFLVHPRWIEAANYFWQKQPEENFVVKKTH, from the exons ATGGCAGTGATACAGATGAGTGTTGTGACAGATTCTCCTGTACATTCTTCTGGCAGTGATGATTTCATTGCATATCTCGATGAAGCACTAGATGCAAGCTCACCCAACTCATCGCCGGACGAAGAAGCCGGAAGCCAAGATGAGTTTGAGGATGTCAG AACTAAAAGACGTAAGTTTGAAAGCACTGAAGAAACTGAAGGGTCTACTTCAGAAGTAATCATGGAACAAAAATCAG TTGATGTAAAGTCATCCGTGATGGTAGATGTATGTACACATCCGGGCTCATTTGGAGACATGTGTATACGTTGTGGGCAAAAGTTGGATGGCGAATCAGGTGTGACATTTGGGTACATACACAAG GGACTGAGACTTCATGATGAGGAAATTTCTAGACTGCGCGATACAGACatgaagaaatttttatttcataaaaagcTTTACTTGGTTCTTGACCTTGATCATACACTGCTAAATACCACTCTCCTTGCTCATTTGAGCTCGGAAGAGTTGCATTTACTTAACGAGACAGATTCTCTTGAAG ATGTCGCCAAAGGCAGCCTTTTCAAATTGGAGCATATGCATATGATGACCAAGTTAAGGCCCTTTGTCCGTACATTTCTTAAAGAAGCAAGTGAAATGTTTGAGATGTACATATACACCATGGGTGATAGACCTTATGCATTGGAGATGGCCAAGCTGCTTGATCCTAAAAAAGAATACTTCAATGCTAAGGTGATTTCTCGAGATGATGGGACTCAAAAGCATCAAAAGGGTCTTGATATTGTGTTGGGACAAGAAAGTGCTGTCTTAATTCTTGATGATACAGAAAAT GCATGGATGAAGCATAAAAATAATCTGATACTCATGGAAAGATACCATTTTTTCGCTTCTAGTTGTCGGCAGTTTGGCTTCAATTGCAGATCTCTTGCTGAAACGAAAAGTGATGAAAATGAAACAGATGGCGCACTTGCAAGGATTCTCAAAGTGCTCAAGCAAGTCCACTGCACATTCTTTGAT AAACTTCAAGGGGATCTGGCCGATCGAGATGTGAGGCAG GTTTTGTCATCACTTCGAAGTGAAGTCTTAAGTGGATGTGTGGTCGTTTTCAGCCGTATTAATCATGGTGCATTACCAACTCTCAGGAGGATTGTGGAGCAGATGGGAGCAACTTGTTTGACAGAACTTGACCCCACTGTTACACATGTCGTTGCTACTGATGCTGGAACTGAGAAGTCCCGGTGGGCAGTCAAAGAAAATAAGTTTTTGGTTCATCCCCGGTGGATAGAGGCTGCAAATTACTTTTGGCAAAAGCAACCGGAGGAGAACTTCGTCGTAAAAAAGACGCACTAA